The following coding sequences are from one Anopheles bellator chromosome X, idAnoBellAS_SP24_06.2, whole genome shotgun sequence window:
- the LOC131213421 gene encoding adenomatous polyposis coli protein-like, translated as MSPPAPSSLDERELERCMAELEILDDQLADERLSRKPHFLDYDNKSPGELEDRQEPTLGASLPSPTVPVVSQFRYLPNNGKEVPMDDLAHQMNSSCDTVPVVYPKPSPFGGTWPMKERVRSARNGSQLHPVVGSEVGPKMECVYSLLAMLGSTNVLEMSNKFLELSRSDEKCAALRRAGCVPMLVHIIHNDPNEHARKNARLALVNVIRANGERNGARRELKVLRLVDHLIDYAEMLKEQHATMVQDEFKTKQRPAANVPEEQERRPIQAICTMAKISYDEEHRRAMCQFGALQTIASLIQLDHLVHGTATDVSPKCIELRRYASMVLTNLTFGQGNNKALLCANRDFMQALIAQLARIELVQVTASVLRNLSWRADTVTKQTLAEIGTVRILTEAAMHCTVENTLKSILSALWNLSNHCAHNRSRICEVEGALEFLTDLLTYDAPSKTMAIVENAGGILRNISNHIAQSDSYRQVLRRKGCLKILLDQLKSPSLTVVSNACGTLGNLSSGSPEDQLFLRENGAISMLRSLIYSKHNIISSGSRLALRNLQHQPHLRGPCPGTVTLVADENGDHYHAASKMAVASTAVPLNAFEAQKELPSLNVRKQRAIEQEQLESAFFAKPNASVERTEEDELETDDDDEVKVQMEDLVMSMQEKEDEGGEERELVKSEVEGFDQTENESDTSVRSPEPVPSQQSISYGLLEDLQQTPSYDYQETDIDQLTDYSLRYAENQSDSDEGNAEQDGEPGVEDRVEHCEKPYQADAVVGMLIPEDSVKCYYTEGTPQIISSATSMSDLRMVAAPSVKTTAVHKSNPIPISQRMSVAGAGPAVVSVGRTDDLGSNTPDKPYNYCEEGTPDFSRDDSLTIHELDDAEMATEVFKEDAGERGVGKGTPTAPPTVLDPIDSMPTPSVGAANASATDSAAVKSVSFLNTAEETPLMFSRTSSMGSLSSAEPVCTDDKSSIVSEFSRLASGVISPSELPDSPTQTIAHSPHRAAGLGETARENILVSKQCAGEEQAKDETAAVVMMVGEIPESENPHEAVPISKDTFAEAVNVNFQVTHTPALFSCSTSLSNLSIEGDEAKKVDGAIGQHLKDNRGEQGTSKGMAMTIAPLVDSGARPPPVLPHPATLVTMGSNGIEGGNVSDGDSDAGGDDELLASCISIGMSSVVARNATTKKNKSVTASRISPQLPFPAAPGTPGNQSSELEKQVPNGVLPSDQVHGQGNDSDDSTSGGMAENSDQLVEECIRTGMSKPKQQPPAEGKYKPPDRGTDRRSLPYENEHLFRMMRTTALPTLLATDELNPFHVENSPCNFSIASGLSDLTVASETNTGLKLAHCRMFDVSFLSKLFLLPRLEDNQEHSTLSATHDSLSSLSLESDNDDHILDEAIAAGIGSKAQHSGSRLPMMQAAAGHINNSADDAADDDSMDSIDSIFANDPQNDSLLEQAIETGMKGGMMTEYGPITGYEFQAGMLYGTISYQREPEPAESLSDRHDDDYELLAECIHVGMQGKSRTSGTSGTAVTQDSNTQKAPGGARRSHIAPYSSSSSYPPPTASCETVRVRKFQRPKNVQTTPVMLTVAGAAEASAGVVERQASWQTTHPLGTSAKVKPAVGPVAALRSSTNIPAPSRRYQPTAINNIRNSVSSNHCKSTVNTSTNAIITISGSGLDHDNITVRLLPSSEWMNLRYNRQVRLHSAAITATSGIHVAPTSGGPKASGDRSASVANGCEQAEKQPHTAVAIEKHKDPKQMLQSVERLTERLVSRTQYFRPVADDGNSVAKQSDDGMEKSGGARTAIPKNVTTSRPSKHLTKLPKQLSRRSSVTKPGQIRHRPALCIVKTATAVSRPTPTPCTGRTAGATTIEPKPKPSTGEDRKRYGNVSAASPTSQKLDKLSIRDTKFTTTTQVLKSKPTLGSVTDSGKRRLSVSATTVNVDRTRAASALFEEKSKRKSLVPAMLATTSASVSSKHRPPTLPGEAIFKRKTNATPMAAKARPAIGPGEQGSRSKPNMAGDIGCSALAAPFEKTKNKLPTASGGIDNTEVSAKLRQRTFVFDRPKVVTNGPHLPVSSWILKRRVPTPAQCGGVANAGSVVTDTHRQSNQSIAVVEHTTATERIPKMSLPMYGNF; from the exons ATGTCACCGCCAGCACCTTCCTCGCTAGATGAGCGCGAGCTCGAGAGGTGCATGGCGGAGCTGGAGATTCTTGACGACCAGCTGGCCGATGAGCGACTGTCGCGGAAACCACACTTTCTCGATTACGACAACAAATCGCCGGGCGAACTAGAGGACCGGCAAGAGCCAACCCTTGGCGCTTCGTTACCATCGCCCACAGTGCCGGTCGTGAGCCAGTTCCGATATCTTCCAAATAATGGCAAAGAGGTGCCCATGGATGACCTAGCTCATCAGATGAACTCATCCTGCGATACTGTACCCGTCGTGTACCCGAAACCATCGCCTTTCGGTGGCACGTGGCCGATGAAGGAGCGCGTTCGCTCGGCACGAAACGGGTCTCAGCTGCACCCGGTGGTCGGCTCGGAAGTTGGCCCGAAAATGGAGTGTGTCTATTCGCTGCTCGCCATGCTAGGGTCAACGAACGTGTTGGAGATGTCGAACAAGTTCCTGGAGCTGTCGCGCAGTGACGAAAAGTGTGCCGCCCTACGGCGGGCCGGGTGTGTACCGATGCTGGTGCATATCATCCACAACGATCCGAACGAACATGCGCGCAAGAATGCGCGGCTGGCGCTGGTAAATGTGATTCGTGCCAACGGTGAGCGAAATGGTGCACGACGCGAGTTGAAAGTCCTTCGCCTAGTGGACCATCTCATCGATTACGCCGAAATGCTGAAGGAACAGCATGCTACTATGGTGCAGGACGaattcaaaacaaagcaacgGCCAGCAGCCAATGTACCGGAAGAACAGGAACGGCGACCGATACAGGCGATCTGTACCATGGCAAAGATAAGCTACGACGAGGAACACCGACGGGCGATGTGTCAGTTCGGGGCACTGCAAACCATCGCGTCACTAATCCAGCTCGACCATCTCGTACATGGCACGGCCACGGACGTATCGCCCAAGTGCATCGAGCTGCGCCGCTACGCGAGCATGGTGCTGACGAATCTAACATTTGGCCAGGGTAACAACAAGGCACTGCTGTGTGCTAACCGGGATTTTATGCAGGCACTCATCGCACAACTCGCCCGCATCGAGCTGGTCCAGGTTACCGCCTCCGTTCTGCGCAACTTGTCCTGGCGGGCCGATACCGTAACCAAGCAAACGCTGGCCGAAATCGGCACAGTACGCATCCTAACGGAGGCCGCCATGCACTGCACAGTGGAGAACACGCTGAAATCGATTCTTTCCGCGCTGTGGAACCTGTCCAACCACTGTGCACATAATCGGTCGAGAATCTGTGAGGTCGAGGGAGCGCTAGAGTTTCTGACCGATTTGCTCACCTACGACGCACCGAGCAAGACGATGGCTATCGTAGAGAACGCTGGTGGCATCCTGCGCAACATTTCGAACCACATCGCGCAATCTGACAGCTACCGGCAAGTGTTGCGGCGAAAAGGCTGTCTGAAGATTTTGCTTGATCAGCTGAAATCGCCCAGTCTGACGGTGGTAAGCAATGCCTGCGGTACACTCGGCAATCTTTCCAGTGGCAGCCCTGAGGATCAACTGTTCTTGAGGGAAAACGGTGCCATATCGATGCTGCGGTCACTCATTTACAGCAAGCACAACATCATCTCGAGCGGTTCTCGGTTGGCGCTGCGAAACTTACAGCACCAGCCGCACCTTCGTGGGCCGTGCCCAGGAACTGTGACCCTGGTGGCTGACGAGAATGGGGATCATTACCACGCGGCCTCGAAAATGGCGGTGGCATCGACGGCGGTGCCACTGAACGCGTTCGAAGCCCAGAAAGAATTGCCCAGTCTAAACGTTCGAAAGCAGCGTGCGATTGAGCAAGAGCAGCTGGAGAGTGCTTTCTTTGCCAAACCAAATGCTTCGGTAGAGCGAACGGAAGAGGACGAACTGGagacggatgatgatgatgaagtgaAAGTGCAGATGGAGGATTTAGTGATGTCGATGCAGGAGAAGGAGGACGAAGGAGGAGAGGAGCGTGAACTGGTAAAGAGCGAGGTGGAAGGCTTCGATCAGACGGAAAACGAGAGTGACACGTCCGTACGCTCTCCAGAGCCAGTACCGTCGCAACAGTCGATCAGCTATGGACTGCTGGAAGACTTGCAGCAGACTCCTTCGTACGACTACCAGGAGACGGACATCGATCAACTAACAGACTACTCATTGCGCTATGCAGAAAACCAGTCAGATTCGGACGAAGGGAACGCAGAACAGGATGGCGAGCCTGGTGTAGAGGACCGAGTAGAGCACTGTGAAAAACCATACCAGGCTGACGCGGTGGTCGGCATGCTCATACCGGAGGATTCAGTCAAATGTTACTATACCGAGGGTACTCCGCAGATTATTTCGAGCGCAACATCGATGAGCGATCTGCGGATGGTAGCAGCGCCGAGTGTGAAAACGACGGCAGTCCACAAATCGAATCCTATTCCGATCAGCCAACGAATGAGCGTGGCCGGTGCTGGTCCTGCGGTTGTTAGTGTCGGCCGTACTGATGATCTCGGGAGCAACACGCCTGACAAACCGTATAACTATTGCGAAGAAGGAACGCCCGATTTTAGTCGCGACGATTCTCTCACTATCCACGAGCTCGATGATGCTGAGATGGCGACGGAGGTGTTCAAGGAGGACGCTGGGGAACGGGGAGTTGGCAAAGGGACACCGACGGCTCCACCAACCGTTCTCGATCCTATAGACTCGATGCCCACGCCCAGTGTCGGCGCCGCCAACGCTTCCGCCACAGACTCGGCCGCTGTCAAATCGGTTTCCTTTCTCAACACAGCGGAAGAAACTCCTCTGATGTTTTCGCGTACCAGTTCGATGGGTTCACTGTCGAGTGCGGAACCTGTCTGTACCGACGACAAGAGCTCGATCGTGAGCGAGTTCAGCCGACTAGCGTCGGGCGTAATTTCACCGTCCGAACTACCAGACTCTCCCACGCAAACGATCGCCCACTCGCCACATCGTGCGGCGGGGCTCGGTGAAACGGCGCGAGAAAACATCCTTGTTTCAAAGCAGTGCGCTGGTGAGGAACAAGCGAAGGATGAAACAGCGGCTGTAGTGATGATGGTTGGTGAGATACCAGAGTCGGAGAACCCGCACGAAGCTGTACCGATATCGAAAGATACGTTTGCGGAAGCCGTGAATGTCAATTTTCAAgtcacacacacaccggcgcTGTTCTCGTGCTCTACAAGCCTTAGTAACCTTAGCATCGAAGGGGACGAAGCCAAAAAAGTGGACGGTGCAATAGGTCAACATTTGAAGGATAACAGAGGCGAGCAGGGCACATCTAAAGGTATGGCGATGACGATAGCACCGTTGGTGGATTCTGGTGCGCGCCCTCCGCCAGTACTTCCACATCCAGCGACCCTCGTAACAATGGGGTCTAATGGCATTGAAGGAGGAAACGTTTCCGATGGAGATTCGGACGCAGGAGGTGATGACGAGCTGCTGGCTTCTTGCATCAGCATTGGCATGAGCAGTGTGGTAGCTCGTAATGCGACAACGAAAAAGAATAAGTCCGTGACGGCCTCGAGAATTTCGCCGCAGCTGCCATTTCCAGCCGCGCCCGGAACGCCGGGCAACCAGAGCAGCGAACTCGAGAAGCAAGTACCGAACGGAGTGTTGCCTTCCGACCAGGTGCATGGGCAAGGCAATGATTCGGACGATAGTACTTCCGGGGGCATGGCTGAAAACAGCGACCAGTTGGTCGAGGAGTGCATAAGAACTGGAATGTCGAaaccgaagcagcagccaccggcagAAGGCAAATATAAGCCTCCGGATCGAGGTACGGACAGGAGGTCGTTGCCATATGAAAATGAACACTTATTCCGGATGATGCGAACGACAGCACTGCCAACATTACTGGCCACTGATGAGCTAAATCCGTTTCACGTGGAAAATAGTCCGTGcaatttttccatcgcttccGGACTCTCCGATCTGACAGTTGCTTCCGAGACAAAT ACGGGTTTAAAGCTAGCCCATTGCAggatgtttgatgtttcgttCTTATCGAAATTATTTCTTCTCCCTAGATTGGAAGATAATCAAGAACATTCAACATTGAGCGCTACGCACGATTCATTGAGCTCACTGTCACTGGAGTCCGACAATGATGATCATATACTCGACGAAGCGATTGCCGCAGGCATCGGCTCTAAGGCCCAGCATAGCGGATCGCGTCTCCCGATGATGCAA GCAGCAGCCGGTCACATAAATAACTCTGCCGACGATGCCGCCGATGACGATTCGAtggattcgatcgattcgatatTCGCCAACGATCCACAAAACGATTCGTTGCTCGAACAGGCCATCGAGACGGGGATGAAGGGTGGCATGATGACGGAATATGGACCGATCACCGGGTACGAGTTTCAAGCCGGTATGCTGTACGGTACCATTTCGTACCAGCGCGAGCCGGAGCCAGCGGAAAGTTTGTCTGACCGgcacgatgatgattatgagCTGCTGGCTGAGTGCATCCACGTCGGGATGCAAGGAAAGTCCCGGACGTCTGGCACGAGTGGTACTGCAGTGACGCAGGATTCGAACACACAGAAAGCTCCTGGTGGAGCAAGACGATCGCATATCGCCCCCTATTCTTCGTCGAGCTCCTATCCTCCGCCGACGGCCAGTTGTGAAACCGTGCGCGTCAGAAAGTTCCAGAGGCCAAAAAACGTGCAAACTACGCCTGTGATGTTAACggttgccggtgccgccgaAGCATCAGCAGGCGTAGTAGAGCGCCAGGCAAGCTGGCAAACCACACATCCACTCGGAACATCGGCGAAAGTGAAGCCAGCGGTGggaccggtggcggcgttAAGATCGTCCACGAACATACCGGCTCCTTCGCGACGCTATCAGCCTACCGCTATCAACAACATCCGCAATTCCGTCAGCAGCAACCACTGCAAGAGCACGGTGAACACCAGCACGAACGCCATCATAACcatcagcggcagcggctTGGATCACGACAACATCACCGTGCGCTTATTACCGAGCAGCGAGTGGATGAACTTACGGTACAACCGGCAAGTGCGGCTTCATTCCGCCGCCATTACCGCCACCAGTGGCATACACGTGGCGCCGACGAGCGGCGGTCCGAAGGCATCGGGCGACCGTTCGGCGTCGGTAGCGAATGGGTGTGAGCAGGCTGAAAAACAGCCACATACGGCGGTCGCGATTGAAAAGCACAAAGATCCAAAACAGATGCTGCAATCCGTCGAGCGTCTTACCGAGCGGCTGGTGTCTCGCACTCAATACTTCCGCCCGGTAGCCGACGACGGTAACAGCGTAGCAAAGCAGAGCGATGATGGGATGGAAAAGAGCGGGGGAGCGAGGACAGCAATACCGAAG AATGTAACCACCAGTCGACCATCGAAACACCTCACCAAACTACCTAAACAACTTTCGCGTAGGTCATCAGTGACCAAACCAGGCCAGATAAGACACCGGCCTGCACTGTGCATAGTGAAGACCGCTACCGCTGTTTCACGTCCTACTCCTACACCATGTACCGGTCGCACTGCAGGTGCCACTACCATCGAACCCAAACCAAAGCCATCAACCGGAGAAGACCGTAAGCGGTATGGTAACGtgtcagcagcatcaccaaCATCGCAAAAACTTGACAAACTCTCTATTCGTGATACGAAATTTACCACGACAACACAAGTGCTAAAATCAAAACCTACGTTGGGTTCCGTGACTGACTCTGGCAAACGACGGCTTAGCGTTTCTGCCACAACAGTTAATGTCGACCGGACGCGAGCAGCGTCTGCCTTGTTTGAAGAGAAAAGTAAACGCAAGTCATTGGTTCCAGCTATGTTAGCAACCACTTCAGCATCCGTTAGTTCTAAACATCGGCCCCCTACTCTGCCGGGAGAGGCTATCTTCAAACGAAAGACGAACGCTACGCCCATGGCAGCCAAAGCACGTCCCGCAATTGGACCGGGGGAACAAGGCAGTCGCTCAAAACCGAATATGGCGGGAGATATAGGATGTTCAGCGCTTGCTGCTCCGTTCGAAAAGACTAAGAACAAACTTCCAACAGCGAGTGGAGGAATAGATAACACGGAAGTGTCGGCCAAACTACGTCAACGAACTTTCGTATTCGATCGACCGAAGGTTGTAACAAACGGTCCGCACTTGCCCGTCTCATCCTGGATTCTAAAGCGTCGTGTTCCTACACCGGCTCAATGCGGTGGTGTTGCTAACGCAGGAAGCGTAGTGACAGACACTCATCGGCAATCCAACCAGTCAATAGCCGTCGTCGAACATACGACGGCTACCGAACGGATTCCCAAGATGTCTCTCCCGATGTACggaaatttttaa